TTTTCAAAATCGCGACAAATACGTTTATCCAATTGTTCACGCGTAAGTGCTGGTTTTAAATTAATGGACAATTCCACATTTTTTCCAGCTTTTAAATCCAAAGCAATCTGTCTACTCAAAGATAAAATAATTGGGCCACTTACACCAAAATGAGTGAATAACATTTCGCCAAACATTTCGCGTTCTTCTTTACCATCTACAATTACCTTAGCATTTATATTACGAAGCGATAAACCTTGCCAATTTTTAACCCAATCCTCTTCACATTCAAGCGGAACTAATGCTGGATGCAAATCAACAATATTATGACCTACAGCTTGCGCTATCTTAAATCCTTCACCGTTTGAACCTGTTCCAGGATAAGAAGCGCCTCCTGTAGCTAAAATAACACTATCTGCCTTATAAAAATCACCTTTAGAAGTAACTACACCAACAGCCTTATTATTTTCCACCTTAATTTCTTTTACATCTTCATTGTATTTTATCTGTACAGCTAAACTGTATAATAAATTGACGAAAGCATTTACAATATCGATTGCTTTATCACTAACAGGAAAAACACGTCCACCGCGTTCTTCTTTCAATGGCACATTTAATTCTTCAAAAAAAGACCATGTGTCCCAATTAAAAAATTTACTAAATACGCTGTATAAAAATCTGCCATTGCCGGGAATATTTTTTACAAAATCCTGTAATGGTGCTGTATTAGTAACATTACAACGACCTTTTCCCGTAATCAAAAGCTTTTTGCCTAAACGGTCATTTTTTTCTAAAAGCAGAACTTCTGCCCCATTTTGTGCAGCAGTAACAGCTGCCATAAGTCCAGCAGCTCCACCACCTATTACGATAACTTTCTGCATTATTTATCTCCCATTAATTTACGCAGCTTCAACAATTCCCTTTCTGTAAGCGGACGATATTCTCCACGCTTCAATCTATTCAGTGTGAGACCTGCAAAAGCAATGCGTTTTAATGCCTTAACTTCATAACCAAGTGCCTTAAACATACGGCGTACTTGACGATTTCTGCCTTCATGAATAGTGATTTCCACGCGTGAAGTCTTCGTCTGCTTATCAACAGAATCTAAATAAACATCTGCTGGTGCTGTCTTGCCATCTTCTAATTTCACACCATCAGCCAATTTATGCAAATCATCTAAATTGATGATACCATCTATCTTTGCAACATATGTTTTTTCAATTTCATACTTAGGGTGTAACAATTTATTCATGAAATCGCCATCATTTGTGAGTAAAATTAAACCTTCAGTATTGTAATCTAATCTACCAATCGGAAAAATTCTTTCTTTTACATCAGATAAGATATCCACGATTGTCTTTCTGCCATTTTCATCTTTTACGCTGGAAATATATCCTTTTGGTTTATTCAATATATAATAAACCTTTTTATCTTCTGGTTTTAATCTTTTTCCTTCATAGAAAACTTTATCTTTAATAGGGTTAATTTTAGTCCCTAATTCCTTAACAACAATACCATTAACACGAACTTTACCTTCAAGAATTAATTTCTCTGCATTGCGACGTGAAGCCACACCTGCACGAGCCAAAAACTTTTGTAATCTTTCCTCCAAAACAATTCTCCTTTATTAAAAATTACTTACTTTATACTATCGTCAATACAGCAAAGTGTCAATTAAAACATCATACAAAACAATAAATATAAAAAGACTTCTCCAGTATTATAACAAACTGAAAAAGTCTTCAATATCTCATTTTATTCAAAACATATATATAGAATTAATTAAAATCAGCTTTTTTTATAATAAAACTTTATGCGGAGCAATTTTATGTTCGCTGAACACATATCTTCCAATTCCAACAAATT
The window above is part of the Megamonas hypermegale genome. Proteins encoded here:
- a CDS encoding NAD(P)/FAD-dependent oxidoreductase, with the protein product MQKVIVIGGGAAGLMAAVTAAQNGAEVLLLEKNDRLGKKLLITGKGRCNVTNTAPLQDFVKNIPGNGRFLYSVFSKFFNWDTWSFFEELNVPLKEERGGRVFPVSDKAIDIVNAFVNLLYSLAVQIKYNEDVKEIKVENNKAVGVVTSKGDFYKADSVILATGGASYPGTGSNGEGFKIAQAVGHNIVDLHPALVPLECEEDWVKNWQGLSLRNINAKVIVDGKEEREMFGEMLFTHFGVSGPIILSLSRQIALDLKAGKNVELSINLKPALTREQLDKRICRDFEKYSRKQIKNALHDLLPSKMIMDIIDLAVIDEDKFVNQISKEERERLVDLLQNLTITITRTRPLSEAIVTGGGISTKEINPKTMESKLIGNLYCIGEVVDVDAFTGGYNLQAAFSMGYVAGVDCAKE
- a CDS encoding pseudouridine synthase gives rise to the protein MEERLQKFLARAGVASRRNAEKLILEGKVRVNGIVVKELGTKINPIKDKVFYEGKRLKPEDKKVYYILNKPKGYISSVKDENGRKTIVDILSDVKERIFPIGRLDYNTEGLILLTNDGDFMNKLLHPKYEIEKTYVAKIDGIINLDDLHKLADGVKLEDGKTAPADVYLDSVDKQTKTSRVEITIHEGRNRQVRRMFKALGYEVKALKRIAFAGLTLNRLKRGEYRPLTERELLKLRKLMGDK